Proteins from a single region of Halarsenatibacter silvermanii:
- a CDS encoding epoxyqueuosine reductase: protein MSNSQNSLKGKLFTVIEEETENYARRSEVSTQWRQPLMAAASAQDDYFPRLKEVVIEDHMLPRDLLAGAETVICYFLPFAAEIPASNIGGDLPSRAWAQACSETNSLIGHLNEKLKQEIEARGGRANFAAATGNFYRAELVSSWSHKHAAFIAGLGTFGRHHMLITESGCAGRIGSLVTDLKMKVDSRPESEFCLDRAGKECRECVENCEFSALTAEGLNKEACYQVLKNNADYFNSDELKSCGKCAVNLPCTLTSPGKEMSGGGIG from the coding sequence ATGAGCAATTCGCAGAATAGTTTAAAAGGAAAATTATTTACTGTGATCGAAGAAGAGACGGAAAATTACGCCCGGAGATCGGAGGTGTCAACTCAGTGGCGGCAGCCGCTTATGGCTGCTGCTTCGGCTCAGGATGATTATTTTCCCCGGCTGAAAGAAGTGGTGATTGAGGATCACATGCTGCCCAGGGATTTACTTGCCGGGGCGGAAACTGTTATCTGTTATTTCCTTCCCTTTGCCGCTGAAATTCCTGCTTCTAATATCGGGGGAGATCTTCCTTCCCGGGCCTGGGCTCAGGCCTGCAGTGAGACAAATTCACTTATCGGGCATCTAAACGAAAAGCTCAAGCAGGAGATTGAAGCCAGGGGTGGCCGGGCCAACTTTGCAGCCGCTACCGGAAATTTTTATCGAGCTGAACTGGTCAGCAGCTGGTCTCATAAACACGCTGCTTTTATAGCGGGACTGGGGACTTTTGGCAGACATCATATGCTGATAACTGAATCCGGCTGTGCGGGCAGAATCGGCAGTCTGGTTACGGATTTGAAAATGAAGGTTGACAGCAGACCGGAATCCGAATTTTGTCTGGATAGAGCCGGTAAAGAATGTCGGGAATGTGTGGAAAACTGCGAGTTTTCGGCTCTCACCGCCGAGGGATTAAACAAAGAGGCCTGTTATCAGGTTCTCAAAAACAATGCTGATTATTTTAATTCTGATGAGTTAAAATCATGCGGCAAATGCGCCGTGAATTTACCCTGCACTCTGACCAGCCCCGGCAAAGAAATGAGTGGAGGAGGGATTGGATGA
- a CDS encoding 2-oxoacid:acceptor oxidoreductase family protein: MNKRLDHQNELAEKLDLFLIGVGGQGINLLSETMIRTADYAGYEVRGVDTHGLAQRGGMVVSNLRLGQGIHSPLIQKGQADKVIAMERNEALRGLATHLKPGGELIYYDVSWQTLSTRLGEEEDTTGEKLEEYAERYEAELTRVYKDDLEDSRRQNVVLMGNMARKEKISGLQPDHYRQALRDLMSGSMLEANMELFDELVEKE; encoded by the coding sequence ATGAATAAGAGGCTGGATCATCAGAACGAGCTGGCCGAAAAATTGGATCTTTTTCTGATAGGAGTTGGCGGTCAGGGAATCAATTTACTCAGCGAAACCATGATTCGGACTGCAGATTATGCCGGCTATGAAGTCAGGGGCGTGGATACCCACGGACTGGCCCAGCGCGGAGGTATGGTGGTTTCCAATCTGCGTTTGGGTCAGGGCATACATTCACCGCTTATTCAGAAAGGTCAGGCGGATAAGGTTATAGCCATGGAAAGAAATGAAGCCCTTCGTGGTCTGGCCACTCATTTAAAGCCCGGGGGAGAGCTGATCTATTACGATGTTTCCTGGCAGACCCTTTCCACCCGCCTGGGAGAAGAGGAAGATACCACCGGAGAAAAATTAGAGGAATATGCGGAGAGGTATGAGGCTGAACTGACCCGGGTCTACAAAGATGACCTGGAGGATTCTCGTAGGCAGAATGTTGTGCTTATGGGGAATATGGCCCGAAAGGAGAAAATCTCCGGACTCCAGCCGGATCATTACCGTCAGGCTTTGAGGGATCTTATGTCCGGGTCCATGCTGGAGGCGAATATGGAGCTTTTTGATGAATTGGTAGAAAAGGAATAG
- a CDS encoding thiamine pyrophosphate-dependent enzyme yields the protein MKKMKDVLLAREENEEIVIGNTALVRAMVEAGTRVVTSYPGSPTPEIAEDIRSMPREDRPFYFEFSTNEKVAAEVAFGASVNGSLSTVFFKSVGLNVAADSFVQLGLMELIGGMVIVLGDDPGANSSQNEQDNLHYSKLSYTPVLEPSTPQEVYEMYQEAAEISRQEKMPIILRLTTHVCHAKEKVAFGSWNPVEFDDRPQFAPENGPYVPITDKVFPMKRRALQKREKIRNMVRERNLNKVEDNNNDRRGIITGGVPHQSLLDILEQVEGKRPDILKLGAVQPLNHKDIIEFLQEHKEVKILEELDAVLEEEIKSLAFDEGISTEIIGKQGIEDWMGEYTPDKVAKVLHRTWPDLIPDRLVEVQKERESPLEPRPPQMCPGCGHRSAFHPIKKALREKDITVADIGCHTLGFLPPYNMGEVLLCMGHSPGTGSGMSLYNDERRVVAFIGDSTLYHAGMPGIVNAVFNDHDLTLVVMENNTTAMTGHQNNPSSGGNFNEPTEAIPIKELLAGMGVDDISKIDTYNQQGLQELIEEKVDEEGFNVVIASHPCMLKFTREQRRKGDYRDRNVRIDQEKCAQIYECVQDFACPTFQKEEDGTIWAHEDLCIGDGSCLQTCPTRAIEFVREETGGDGDE from the coding sequence ATGAAAAAGATGAAAGATGTTCTGCTGGCGCGCGAGGAAAATGAAGAGATAGTAATTGGAAATACCGCTTTGGTCCGGGCCATGGTAGAGGCGGGAACCAGAGTTGTCACTTCTTACCCCGGCTCTCCCACCCCGGAAATTGCCGAAGACATCCGCTCTATGCCCCGGGAAGACCGCCCTTTTTATTTTGAATTTTCCACCAATGAAAAAGTGGCTGCCGAAGTCGCTTTTGGAGCCTCCGTCAACGGCAGCCTCTCGACTGTTTTTTTCAAAAGTGTCGGTCTCAACGTGGCGGCGGATTCTTTTGTCCAGCTGGGCCTGATGGAGCTCATCGGCGGTATGGTAATTGTGCTGGGGGATGACCCTGGCGCTAATTCTTCTCAGAATGAACAGGATAATTTACATTACTCCAAACTTTCCTATACCCCGGTGCTGGAACCTTCCACGCCTCAGGAAGTTTACGAAATGTACCAGGAAGCAGCCGAGATTTCCCGGCAGGAGAAGATGCCCATAATTCTGAGACTAACCACCCATGTCTGTCATGCCAAGGAAAAAGTTGCTTTTGGCAGCTGGAATCCGGTGGAATTTGATGATAGACCGCAGTTTGCCCCGGAAAATGGCCCCTATGTTCCCATAACCGATAAAGTATTTCCCATGAAGCGTCGGGCCCTTCAGAAACGTGAAAAAATCAGAAATATGGTGAGAGAAAGGAATTTAAATAAAGTTGAAGACAACAACAATGACAGGCGTGGTATCATCACAGGTGGGGTTCCACATCAGTCACTGCTGGATATTTTAGAACAGGTTGAGGGTAAACGGCCCGACATTCTCAAGCTGGGAGCAGTTCAACCTTTAAATCATAAGGATATTATCGAGTTTTTACAGGAGCATAAAGAAGTCAAAATTTTGGAAGAACTCGATGCCGTCCTGGAAGAGGAGATCAAATCCTTAGCCTTTGATGAAGGGATCTCTACAGAAATAATAGGCAAACAGGGAATCGAAGACTGGATGGGTGAATACACTCCGGATAAGGTGGCCAAAGTGCTGCACAGAACCTGGCCGGATTTGATTCCCGATCGGCTGGTGGAAGTTCAAAAAGAACGGGAATCACCTTTAGAACCCAGGCCGCCTCAGATGTGCCCGGGCTGCGGCCATCGTTCCGCTTTCCATCCCATCAAAAAAGCTCTGCGGGAAAAAGATATAACTGTGGCCGATATCGGCTGTCATACCCTGGGTTTTCTGCCGCCCTATAATATGGGCGAGGTGCTGCTCTGCATGGGACATTCCCCGGGGACCGGTTCCGGTATGTCTCTTTATAATGATGAACGCAGAGTTGTGGCCTTTATCGGCGATTCCACCCTCTATCATGCCGGTATGCCTGGGATAGTCAATGCTGTCTTCAACGATCATGATCTGACTCTGGTGGTCATGGAAAACAATACTACAGCCATGACCGGTCACCAAAATAATCCATCCAGCGGCGGCAACTTCAACGAGCCGACTGAGGCCATTCCCATCAAAGAACTGCTGGCAGGAATGGGGGTTGATGATATCAGTAAAATTGACACCTACAATCAACAGGGACTGCAGGAATTGATCGAAGAGAAGGTGGATGAAGAAGGATTTAATGTGGTTATTGCCAGCCATCCCTGTATGCTCAAGTTTACCAGGGAACAACGCCGCAAAGGGGATTACAGGGATCGAAATGTCAGAATCGACCAGGAAAAATGTGCGCAGATTTATGAATGTGTCCAGGATTTTGCCTGTCCCACCTTTCAAAAAGAGGAAGATGGCACCATCTGGGCCCACGAAGATCTGTGCATTGGAGACGGTTCCTGTCTGCAGACCTGCCCCACCCGCGCCATTGAGTTTGTGCGGGAGGAAACAGGAGGTGACGGTGATGAATAA